From the Telopea speciosissima isolate NSW1024214 ecotype Mountain lineage chromosome 9, Tspe_v1, whole genome shotgun sequence genome, the window TGGCTTCTCCTTGGCATTCGCTATGGCAGACCCACGCGGTGGTTCAATAATGAGCTTAAGGTTGAGAACTCCATCCGTTGTCTGATTCGGAAGAAAATGCCACATGATCACAGTGTCATCATACAGCTCCATATGGTCCAGTTCAACATCTCCCCACACAAttttactccaatggtgaggGAAACCTAAATCTTTCAAAGTTTGTTCCAGAGTTTGTTTTAACACAGCTACGGTATTTGTTTCTCTTATCGTCATGCGGTGCTTACCTCTTAAAATTTCAATTTCCACTCTAACGAGTCCATCCTCCGTAATATCCAAATCTTGTTCATCGATCACCGCAAAATCGATAACGTCTCTGCGTCCGAACTCCAACAAACTTGCTTCTTCAGTAAACTCCCCATCGAAAAATAAAACTTAACGCTCAATCGGAGCTCCGGTCTGTTCCATCAATCCAATTTTCAAGGTGATCAAGGAATCACCGACATGGTAAGGAACCAAAAACAAATATACCCTCTTTACATCATAAACTGATCGAATTTTTTTCTAAACAAAAATTCCATGATTCAAAGCCCCTCTAGAACCCCAGGTTATAGGTGCTCGTCCTCCTTCTCTGGTCATCTCATGGCGTCTTTGCTGGAAGACAGACGAGTAGAGAAATGCAAACTGCAGAGATgagaagacaaagaaaatgCGAGGTGAAGAAAGCGGAAGGAATATATAGAAATTTCCGATTGAATTTCGAGTTCCTGGTGGAAAAAGAATGTTTTCATTCATGCTCTATGAACATTTATGGATCAATAATGTACAACCACGTATCGTTCACCGTATGCTTTCTGTTGCGAGTTGTTCTAAATCTTAAAGAAATGTTTTCTTTGTTCCATGTAGTCCAATAATGTATAGCCACGTATCGTTCATTAGTTCCAAATCTTAAAGTGATGACTCAGGAACCTTTTCATCCTTGGCTGCCAactaggttttgtttttttattttgattgccAGAAATTGTAAGAAAATGTAAGAGCAACATACATACATGACCTTTCActtcaattaaaagaaaatgtaaTTCATTATTCACTCCCAAGAACCTCAACACTACTTTTCTATGTCTCATCCCCAAGGTCTCCAACCTTGAAACGGCTGATCAACTCAGACCCATAAGCCTCTGCAGGGTGTCCTTCAAAGTCATCACCAAGATTCTATCAAACAGACTCAATAGGGCTCTTAATGACATCATTTCACCATACCAGTCTGCCTTTGTCCCCTCCAGACTCAATGCGGACAATGTCTTTATAGCCCATGAAATGTTTAATttcatcaagaagaaaaagaagggtcaGCAAAAATACATTGCCCTCAAGCTCGATATGAAAAAGGCATACGATCGCTTAGAATGAAAATTCATTGAGGTAGTTCTTTTAAAGATTGGATTTAGATGCCATTGGGTTACTTTGGTCATGGCTTGTATCAGTACAACCTCTTTTAGCTTGCTTGTCAATGGAGTGATCAAAGGCTCCATCATCCCCTCGAGGGGTATCCGCCAAGGTGACCCCCTCTCACCGTCGATCTTTATTCTATGTTCACAAGCCCTCAGTGTTGTCATCAATAGAGCAAGTGATCTCTCTTTGGTACGTGGAATAAGGATCAAGCAAAGAACTCCAGCCCTTACCCATCTCATGTTCGCTGACGACTGTTTACTATTCTCCGAGACGAAGCTAGATGAAATCTGTAATCTCAAAGCCTGTCTTGATCTCTATTGCCAGCCAAGTGGCCAAGCAATTAACTTACAGAAATCCAGCCTTACCTTCAGTCAGAACACCCCTATGAAGTTTCTAAGATGGTTCTCTAGACTGCTGAAAATCCCATATGACGATGGCCCATCTAAATACTTGGCATTACCTACTGATTTTGGTATATCTAAGACCCAAGCCCTTAACTCATTAGTGATAGAGTGTCCAAAAGATACCAAAACTGAAAGCATAGCCTTCTCTCCATTGCCGATAAGGAAGAAATTATCAAATTTGCAACTCTTCCCCTCTCCAATTATGTTGGTTCTCACTTCAAGATCCCTAAGTCGATCCACAACCACATCAGAAAGGAAACGATTGACTTCTTCTGGGGGAAATCTGACCAAGGCCCACAAACGCACTGGATATCATGGGAAAGACTTTGTCgatcaaaagaaagaggaggacTGGAATTTAGAGATTCGACTCTCTAAAACCAAGCTCTTTTGATAAAAGTAGCTTGGTGTCTTTGGTCCCAACCGGAATCCCTATGGGCAAGGTTTATCAAAGCAATATATTTTTTCAATTGCACCTTCTTGAATGCTAAAGTTGGCCAACAACGAAGTGTGTTTGAAGGAAGGAAGGCCCTTCTTGATGGCCTCTTATGGAAAATTGAATCAGGAGAGTCTGTTCGCATCTGGGAAGACAATTGGGTGCCATCCCTCCCCTCTTTTAAAATCAAATCCCCAAAGCCTACAGATTGTAACTTAACGTGGGTCTCGGATTTAATTGATCAAGCGAATAGGACTTGGAACAGGGACATTCTCTCTTCTGTCTTCCATTCCACTGATGCCCAAGCGATTATGAAGAGTCAACTTATCCTTTTCCCAAGAGAAGACTAGCTGATTTGGGGGGGAGATAAGAAAGCTACGTTCTCAACCACGTCCGCGTACCATTTCTTATTGAACCAGAAGGAAGAACTGGCCAGAAGTAGACCTTCATCATCCATCCATAGTTCCAAACCTGATATCCCCTCTTGTGTTTGGAAGCACATCTGGTCCTACCAAACCCTTCCAAAGATAAGAAATTTCTTATGGCGGGTGTACGCTCAGGGTCTAGCATTGGGTGAAGCTCTGAGGAAGCGCCAGGTCCCCACAGACCCATCCTGTCCTCGTTGTAATGAGGCTATGGAATCCATAGATCACATCCTGCTCGACTGTCCCTTCGTCCATGCAGTCTGGTTTGGAAGTCCCCTCTCATTTTCCCCACCCCAAACCTCTGCTTCTTCATTCCATAAGTGGATTCAATCTTGGGTTACCATTGATAAAGGTTCGAAAGCAGGCAACAGAGAGGTGTTGGGCCTCATCTCCTTTATTGTTTGGCACATTTGGCTTGCTCGTAATGCACTTATCTTCAACCATCGATCTGGGAGTCCAATGGAGGTGGTTAAATCAGCCCAGGATGTTTTTAACGAATTCCTCAAGGCAAAGGCTATGCGGAGAAAACCTCATTCTATCCTAGCTATTAACAATGCTCTTGTTCTACAACCACTCATCCCTATAGCTAGCTGGACTCCCCCGCCGCAAGGATGTGTCAAAATTAATAGTGATTTGTCTCAGAAGAAGGACTTAGACTCCGGAGGATTTGGCTTTATTATTCAAAATCATGAAGGGGTGTGTTTGTTAGCAGTGTCTGAACCCTCTCAAATCAGGTCCATCTTATGTGGGGAAGGTTTTGCAATGCGGATCGGTCTCCTTTATACCTTATCTGAAGGGTTTGAATACATCATTGCTGAATCTGATAATTTGGAACGGATCCAGTACCTCAACAACCTGGCCAAAGCAAGACCAGTCGAGGCTTCACCTATTATCCATGATATTACCCATCTGAGGTCGTATTTTATTGATTGTTCCTTTCACTACATTTGTAGGGAATGCAACTCTGTTGCCGATTCTCTAGCTAGGAGGGCGTTGTCATTGTCGTGTAAGACAGAATGACcccatttccactccttggctccaggAGCTTTGTACCTCGGATGCCTTGGCTTTTTCACGGTCTAATCTTCAATAATTTTTTcggttaccaaaaaaaaaaaaaaaaaaaactaaatggaaaatggaaaatgaaaaatggttCCCACCACTCGCGATCTTGTACATATAAAATCCAGTCATAAGAGCAATGCAAAAGAATGAAACAATAACTGTGCATCAAAACTTTTGAACGATGCAAATACACCTTGCATTCAAAAGGGGACAGAAGCAGAATCAAGTCAACTATGAGTAAATTTAGCATAAGAAATTATCTCAGaaattaaattgatttttttttttttttttttgttttctctattttctctgtTTTGGGCTAATGGACCATATCCCATAAGCATACCAACCAGTTCGATTTCGAGCGTTTTTATTTACGGTCAATTTCTTGTTTCGGTCATTTAGGTCGAGCATCATTCAATCTTACACTGAGGACCTTTTTTTCCAATCAATAAATAATGCATTACCAAAAGCTAGATCCCAACTGTTTATTAAACGGTCAGGTTCAATCGGATCGACCAGTGCGGGCCAACTTTTGACACACTTATTactaataaattaattaattgtagATTCTTGGTAATCGATCAGTCCAAACTATAGAGCCATATTAATCCTGCGATGGACCCCACATTCATGGTTTACATCCCATCTATGaatgtttgggtttgggacctGGGCTAGCTAGGCCTCAACAAGCTACTAGGGATCCATGCTCgttcttgcttatcttttgaaaGGATCTGTGTCTGCCATCAATCATCTTTTCAAGATGTGTATATACATAGGGTGTTTGGGTTGCAGGCCTTGATCATTAGTTTTGTTGTCACTAAGATTGTCCCCTAGAGTGTGGGTTTGCAACTTATGTGGACAAACAAAAATTGATGAAAGTgaaatcacacaaaccacacaccaatcccaaaaggttaaccgacttttaggaccatggaatggcagatatacacaacacacaccacactcatacacccgatgtgggactaaacccacacacccctggacaaacaaaaattaaatcaatGAATCAACGTTGACCAATCATAAATAAGGTGATATATAGAGAATGATGTTTTACAGATAGTTAAAATATGacggatgaagtggagaggtgtgtcagGAGACTCGTGTAATCGACGGATTCCTCTAAATCTTAAAAGgaaattctataggacagtcatatgaCTGGCTACAATGTATGGGGTgaaatgttgggcaattaaaaagcgtcatatagataaattaacgctatgtttggtatgcattcttggaatgcattctatgtcgatttcgcattcttggatgaCAAAAACAATCTAAGAATGCgaaaatcgacttagaatgtattctaagaatgcataccaaacactgcctaagtgtagcggagattaggatgttgagatggatatgtggtaaaaatagaaagaataaaataaggaacgactatattagagctgatttaaGAGTTGCTCTGATACATGGTAAAACAACGAGAAACTCGTTTGAGATGGCATTGCCattgttcaatggaggccttgaaataaactaaaagagccaaggcaAACCTAAAATATGGCTTAAGCCTTATATCAAGTGGgtgacttcaaatagagctgaatAAAGGGGAAGGAAGGATCCATATAGCCAACCCCATTCGATTGGGATAATTAAGGATGGGTTGTTATTTTGTAATCAGTGTTGCCCAAAGTGAAGGTCATTTTGCTGTTGTAACTTTTAACTCATTGAATGGATACCACTACTTTATTTTCAGCATAGATTAAGAAGGCCAGGTGACAGTGACACCCACTAGTCCACTACCAACAAGTCCAAGCCCAACAACCAATATCCAATTGATCCTATAGCTCATGTCCATTTTTTCCAATGGTTCTGTGATGCAGGTTATCATAATCTAGGACCTGGGCCTGTCAATTTGACCGAATATCTGGGGCGAGAGGTAGCTACTCATGTGGGAGTAATGACTCTTCTATCTTTCTCGTCTCACTAGGGCCCAGGCCCATGTTTTGTTTCAATTCAGGGGAAAATGGTTTGTGTGTGGGAGTGTGGAGCCTGCATCTCAAATACAGGAGAGGATGAAATGACCTCCCTGCACCCATGAAATGCGAAATGATcgcccttgttgatgcttctgtgTGTGCTTTCATTGGCCCAGCACACGCATAGGGCTACATtccctcacaaaaaaaaatttcccccatttgtttgatggatagatgtttgatttttttcccCCCCAGCCTTTTACACGCTCTATAACAAACTTGAGAACAATTTGATGTGTTTGTGCGGCCCAAGTTCAGTAAAAACCCATGAACAGTTCAAGATATCGGTATCGCTGGTACCCGTTACCAATACGTAGGGGGTGTCAAAATGTGACCGAAACAGTGAAATCGAATCGAACTGAACAAATACGTATTTGAAAACAGAAATACAAGATAGAAGGAAGATCAGAAACTTGCCgattcaagagagagagagagagagaggagtgatATAAGCAAAAATCCCATCTGATTTGTAGGTGGTGAATGTCTGGTACATAGTGGATATATGCTCATATTTTTGCTTATAGAGCAGCCATATTAAACATGTACCGTATCGTTGTTGTATACATTTTATTatgtctaattttttttaaagtattattaCTATCTAGTTCATTTAATTGTCATACGTATCCGTACTTGTTTGATTGTCATTCCCAAACTTACTAAGCTCCTGACACAGTTTTAAGCTAATATAACGCTTGCAAGCTTTATCCCTTACCCCCTTTTAACTTGTTTCGTCCTaactcagattttttttttttgggggtctatcctactcaagggcccatGGGCCAACTACAAACTACAACTATGAGGAgaggggaggaggagaagggtgCCTTTTATTGACACAATGCAATCCAGAAGAGTCGATTCCATGACGCTCGCTCAGTTTAAACTCGAACCGAGTTACAGATCAATGCCACGAGCCCTTAAATATGGGTTGGCCCAAAACCAAGGTTATCAAACTCCAGAGCCAGATCGGATCCAGGTCCAGCCGATTCTGTTATGGGTCGGGCTCAACCAGTTAGAAATCGGTTGCAATCGGCCATTATGTGCCCATAATAGGgcaatgtttggtatgcattctaggtcgattttgcattctcggatgacaAAAATAGTTGCTTGTATCttctgagaatgtgaaatcgacttaaaatgcataccaaacacagccttaactgatttgttttttctttttttaaagatGATAAACAATGAAAGTACCTTAATGTGTGACTTAATAagattttttaatttagaacttACCAATTAAgttaaaattctattttattcttgggTTGCGTTTGTTTTGCCGTAAAAATCTTTAAcgaaaattaattattatttcttaaattatataattatcattataaatttattttatattttctatcgttttacttttttttgttttgtatgatTAAAAAACACATTTGAACATAATTGAGCGAGAAAATGAATCCAACCCAAATCAAGAACTTTGGAATGGATGAAGTTTTCCAACTTTTACATTGAATTTATTTGTCTTAAAAAATTTCCCTTGTGTGGTATCGATACAAGGAGGGTAAACTGATCTAAAAAACCAAGGTAGTGATATTTTGAGGAGCAAAACAGTCCAATACACTTCGATACAACTGACCTGTATTGGTATCGGCCGAGACCGATATGGACACAGTTACCAATATCTAACACCTTGTATAGGACTTCATGCTCATCAcattttgtcaaatttcaagtaTGAAGATCAATAGAGGAAGTGCCTTAAAAGTGACAATACTGTGATTTATTAAACTCTAAACTCAATACCCAGATCATtctcaatttttgttttctgcTAAAATTTGACCACTGCAACAGAATCAAATGTCACAATTTATTGTTACAGAAAAATTTAAAAGTAATGGACTATTAGGGAACTAGTCTCAGTTTCACAATGGCAATTTCTCATTGGTTATCATTCATGAATGTAAGTGGATTCATGTGATTGAAGACTTCATACTCATCTCATTAATGACAAAACCCTAATAGAGAACAGAATgatccacttttttttttatggcatTGTTGAACATCAAAGATCAAAAGTGAAAACATGAAAAGAGTCTCCAAAGCATCCACAAATGAACTGTTTTGCTTCCCACAAAAGTAGATCCCCAAGGCCATATttacggttttttttttctctttcttccggTCTGAATTAAGCCCAATATTGTTGCACCATCAACTCTGCATCTGTTTGTTCTGTATAGATTGTGATGGAAAAACAACTAACTAAAATAAGATAATTTTACCATCAATTGCCGTTTGAAGTGATGGATAATTCATACACATGCTGATGTCTTTCCAAATAAGAACTCTAAGAAACAGAACAAAGAACGGGCTGCTGCATTTGGGACAGCCCGGATGACTTACAGCCGAATCCTACAGTAATACTTACAACATAAACTCTGCCCCCCACCACcctccaatcttcttcctttttttttttttttttttgaaaattttttacaCAATTTTTATTGCATCTACTCCACAAGAATCATGAAATAATAATACCCTGCTGCAAAAAATTGAGACATGCTTCCAACTGtgattcttctctcttccaaGGATATGGTTCAACCAAATCTCTCTGCATTTCAGCTATGCCATGGAAGGACTGGTAAGTTTGCTCAAGGGATAAATAATGTGTCACTGTAACCAGAGAAGTAAGAATGGCCCAAGTGAAAATTAAAAGTGTGTCATCAGAACCAGTGAGAAAATGAGCAACCAAGGTAACATTGAGCCTTCTCTGTAGGGACCTGAAAAGCAAGCATTTACAGTAGATAAGTTAGTGTTCTGCAGATTCAAAATCTTAAGCAGTCAGCTTCACTCATTCGGTCAAGCCATTGGCAAGCCTAAAACTGAGAAGTAGGACCCAGCTGGCCTTGCAGAGATGTCATCACTCGAGTTTACCATATGAATCAGCTAAGCAATAGTACCTTTATAGAAACAATTAAATGAATATACTGACCCCCATGCAATCTACGGGATACTAAAACATAATTGTTAGTTGAGTAACTATCAACTCGGTCAacccagctttgataccattaAAAGTGAACATCATCGGAAAGGTCCCCACCCCCACACACAAAAAGGGAATATTTATGGACTAACAGGAGAACAAAATTAATGACCCCTACTACATCCGAATCTTGTTCCATACAATCATCGTCAAGCCCTCTATTGTAACTACCTCGCCCCACAAGTTCTAATCTCATAAACCGAATGAAGCTCTCTACCCCACAAGTTCTATACTAATCTCGTTAACCAAATGAACCCCAATTGTTAATATATCCAGGTTCCAGGATAAGATCTCAGGCAAATCCTTCCATTTTAATTAGATTCATGCTAGAGGAAATGGCTTTGCATTCTCCTATATTGTGCTGATTAGCATGTTCCTTAACTCTATAATGGTCTCCTGCTTTGTCCTCGATCTATCCTTCCATCTTAATTAGATTCATTCTAGAGGAAGTGGCTTTGCATTCCCTTATATTGTGCTGATTAGCATGTTCTTTAACTCTATAATGGCCTCCAGCTTAGTACTCGATCTCAGAGGTGATTCATCTCTGCATTTATGGATGTAGTTGTTTATGTGTGAATTGATGTACCAATTTACATACATCTGCATATACACACATATGTATGAACCTGTGGTTGATTTCTGCTATTAAGAGTGTAATAGCTTTATAACTGGACAGGTCATAATGATAAATTTAAAttagtacaaaaaaaaattactatcaGTGGTCTGTTACTTCACATTCAATTAATCAATCTCTAAGACAAAAACAACATCACAGATGACGGCAATAGATAATATACCCACAATGATTACTCATGGTGCTCCATGATTATGTATGGAATGAACAAAGAGATTCAACATATCATGAATTATGGTAAGAGCCGAGAGATTTGATATAATGTAAATGAACCAGGGTGTCAATGAATAAGAACCATGCATGACAATGGTTATGGTGCTTCCTTCGTGAATTGAATAATCAGCAGGGAATGTTAACAAGAACCAGAGGAGACAGCCATGACTTTACCGTTTGTATACCATACTTCTTTTGGTCACAGATGCATGCACAGGGAAGGCTAAGGTTAAGCTGAACTTGAGCACATCA encodes:
- the LOC122640294 gene encoding uncharacterized protein LOC122640294 is translated as MESIDHILLDCPFVHAVWFGSPLSFSPPQTSASSFHKWIQSWVTIDKGSKAGNREVLGLISFIVWHIWLARNALIFNHRSGSPMEVVKSAQDVFNEFLKAKAMRRKPHSILAINNALVLQPLIPIASWTPPPQGCVKINSDLSQKKDLDSGGFGFIIQNHEGVCLLAVSEPSQIRSILCGEGFAMRIGLLYTLSEGFEYIIAESDNLERIQYLNNLAKARPVEASPIIHDITHLRSYFIDCSFHYICRECNSVADSLARRALSLSCKTE